A single window of Anopheles moucheti chromosome 2, idAnoMoucSN_F20_07, whole genome shotgun sequence DNA harbors:
- the LOC128298933 gene encoding trypsin 3A1-like, with translation MNEHIVRIIASLLSINLICGLKNWHTQRYEVRTLPTVPYNDYWTEEFEPEEERIINFVTVRPEYFEINRARPIIDWITGVIGAPVFASDSAVPSQNCTPCKCGSVEPINERIVGGTPVDDNSFSWMAALYYDNKFSCGGSLLSDRYVITAAHCTTKPDRALFRIQFGVNDRSKPTGTSIERSVKRILTNWYNAFNNNNDIALLELTYPVSISDRVMPICLPQATEMYEGSRGIVTGWGRTKSGGGLSGTLQQTEVPILTNRECRRAGYWAFQITNRMICAGYLEGGKDSCQGDSGGPLQVLNTKLNHYELVGVVSWGRACAQKNFPGVYTRVSQYLHWINRNIKDSCLCS, from the exons ATGAACGAACATATAGTGCGCATAATCGCTAGTTTGCTTTCTATCAATTTGATATGTGGCTTGAAAAATTGGCATACTCAACGATACGAAGTTAGAACACTTCCAACCGTACCGTATAATGATTATTGGACGGAAGAGTTCGAACCCGAAGAAGAGCGGATCATCAACTTCGTTACAGTGCGTCCGGAGTACTTCGAGATAAATCGTGCCCGACCAATTATCGACTGGATTACGGGCGTCATCGGTGCTCCAGTTTTTGCCAGTGATTCTGCGGTGCCATCGCAAAATTGCACACCGTGCA AATGTGGATCTGTAGAGCCGATAAACGAACGAATAGTAGGTGGCACTCCCGTGGACGATAACAGCTTCTCCTGGATGGCCGCTCTCTACTATGACAATAAGTTCAGCTGCGGTGGTTCCCTGCTTTCGGATCGATATGTCATCACGGCCGCCCATTGTACGACCAAGCCGGACCGGGCACTATTTCGCATACAGTTTGGGGTAAATGATCGTAGCAAACCGACCGGAACATCCATAGAGCGTAGTGTCAAACGTATTCTGACCAACTGGTACAACgctttcaacaacaacaacgataTTGCGCTCCTGGAGCTCACATACCCCGTGTCGATCAGCGATCGTGTGATGCCTATCTGTCTACCGCAGGCGACGGAAATGTACGAGGGCAGCAGGGGAATAGTAACGGGCTGGGGAAGAACGAAATCCGGAGGTGGTCTTTCGGGTACGTTACAGCAAACCGAAGTACCGATCTTGACGAACCGTGAGTGTCGGCGGGCTGGCTATTGGGCCTTTCAGATAACGAACAGGATGATTTGTGCCGGGTATCTTGAGGGTGGCAAAGATTCCTGCCAG GGTGATAGTGGAGGACCGTTGCAAGTGCTGAATACTAAACTCAACCATTACGAACTAGTCGGGGTTGTTTCATGGGGCCGTGCCTGTGCTCAGAAAAATTTCCCGGGCGTTTACACACGTGTCAGCCAGTATCTACACTGGATCAACCGTAACATCAAGGATTCCTGTCTATGCAGCTAA
- the LOC128298934 gene encoding GILT-like protein 1 gives MLFKSFLMLSVFAVACYGQSKVPVYVYYESLCPDSARFVNEQLYPVAKTFKKNLELHLVPFGKSTYTTQGSEVMFTCHHGENECYGNKVHACAIQHIQGNSYQPNISKEDLTLEYVNCLMHRAQLKDGAFPTKRCADEVKIDQWQAIMDCANSTEGSQLLKQHGDMTNKVQSPLKSVPTVAFKQTYDDELQKLSVSSFRHALCKNLSPQPVECLDLPSAATVVSSFGMLVAVAAVLVARLF, from the exons ATGCTGTTTAAAAGCTTTCTTATGCTGAGCGTCTTCGCTGTCGCCTGCTACGGACAATCGAAA GTGCCCGTATACGTGTACTATGAATCGCTCTGCCCGGATAGTGCACGGTTCGTTAACGAACAGCTGTACCCGGTGGCTAAGACGTTCAAGAAGAATCTAGAGCTTCATCTGGTGCCGTTCGGCAAGTCCACCTACACGACGCAAGGCTCGGAGGTGATGTTCACGTGTCATCATGGCGAAAACGAGTGCTACGGTAACAAGGTCCACGCCTGTGCCATCCAGCACATTCAGGGTAACTCGTATCAGCCGAACATTTCGAAGGAAGATCTAACACTGGAGTACGTTAACTGTCTGATGCATCGGGCCCAGCTGAAGGATGGTGCGTTCCCGACCAAGCGCTGCGCCGATGAGGTGAAAATTGACCAGTGGCAAGCTATCATGGATTGTGCCAACAGTACCGAAGGTAGCCAGCTGCTGAAGCAACATGGTGATATGACGAACAAAGTGCAATCGCCACTCAAGAGTGTCCCCACTGTTGCCTTTAAGcag ACATACGATGATGAACTGCAGAAACTGTCTGTGAGCAGCTTCCGTCATGCGCTGTGCAAAAACCTGAGTCCGCAACCTGTCGAGTGTCTCGACCTTCCATCAGCCGCCACGGTGGTCAGCTCGTTCGGTATGCTCGTCGCTGTTGCCGCCGTCCTCGTTGCCAGACTATTTTAA